One stretch of Ornithinimicrobium ciconiae DNA includes these proteins:
- a CDS encoding class I SAM-dependent methyltransferase, translated as MGEQTEQTVRTAYDTVAAAYQRSMPDTRPEDPLDLAMLDSFIASVSGQPVLDAGCGAGRISRYIADRGGRVEGVDLSPEMIAQGRAAHPDLDLSVASITDLPHGDASFGGVLLWYSTIHLAPADLTRALDESTRVLVPGGYLLVAFQSGVGTRDLFQSYSRHGHDVSLERYLRTPDQVAELLVARGLSEQTRLVRRGNAIDQDDQTMLLHRAGTV; from the coding sequence ATGGGCGAGCAGACAGAGCAGACGGTGCGCACGGCCTACGACACGGTCGCTGCGGCATACCAGCGGTCGATGCCGGACACGCGTCCCGAGGACCCGTTGGACCTCGCGATGCTGGACAGCTTCATCGCCTCAGTCAGCGGACAACCCGTCCTGGATGCCGGCTGCGGCGCCGGGCGGATCAGTCGCTACATCGCTGACCGAGGGGGTCGGGTCGAGGGCGTCGACCTGTCACCGGAGATGATCGCGCAAGGTCGCGCTGCCCACCCGGACCTCGATCTGTCCGTGGCCTCGATCACCGACCTGCCCCATGGCGACGCGTCCTTCGGTGGCGTGCTCCTGTGGTACTCCACCATCCACCTGGCCCCGGCTGACCTGACTCGCGCCCTCGACGAGTCGACCCGGGTGCTCGTCCCTGGCGGCTACCTGCTCGTCGCGTTCCAGTCCGGGGTCGGCACACGCGACCTCTTCCAGTCCTACAGCCGGCACGGACACGACGTGTCGCTGGAGCGTTATCTCCGCACGCCGGACCAGGTGGCCGAGCTGCTCGTCGCCCGCGGGTTGAGCGAGCAGACGCGGCTCGTCCGCCGTGGCAACGCGATCGACCAGGACGACCAGACGATGCTGCTGCACCGCGCGGGCACCGTGTAA
- a CDS encoding alpha-ketoacid dehydrogenase subunit beta, translated as MSAQPTTVTFAQALNRALRDSLTEDEDVLIFGEDVGALGGVFRITDGITADFGEDRCFDTPLAEAGIAGFAVGLAMQGFRPVIEMQFDAFGYPAFEQVVSHIAKMRNRTQSMLTMPIVIRMPYAGGIGGVEHHCDSSEGYYAHTPGLHVVTPATPADAYSLLREAISSPDPVVFMEPKALYWSKAELELPVRTEPFGKAVVRREGTDVTLIAYGPQVPNALKAAEVAAREEGWSVEVVDLRTIVPFDDETVAASVRKTGRAVVVSEAQGFGGVGGEIAARVGERCFHSLAAPVLRVSGLDIPYPPPKLEHTHLPSVDRILDTVARLQWDDQPDVAHLEVSR; from the coding sequence ATGAGCGCACAACCGACCACCGTGACCTTCGCCCAGGCGCTCAACCGGGCGCTGCGCGACAGCCTGACCGAGGACGAGGACGTGCTGATCTTCGGTGAGGACGTCGGCGCCCTGGGCGGCGTCTTCCGGATCACCGACGGCATCACGGCCGACTTCGGCGAGGACCGCTGCTTCGACACCCCGCTGGCCGAGGCAGGCATCGCCGGGTTCGCCGTGGGGCTGGCCATGCAGGGCTTCCGCCCGGTGATCGAGATGCAGTTCGACGCGTTCGGCTATCCCGCGTTTGAGCAGGTCGTCTCGCACATCGCCAAGATGCGCAACCGCACCCAGAGCATGCTGACGATGCCGATCGTGATCCGGATGCCGTATGCCGGGGGCATCGGCGGCGTCGAGCACCACTGCGACTCGTCGGAGGGCTACTACGCCCACACGCCCGGGCTGCACGTGGTCACTCCCGCGACGCCGGCCGACGCCTATTCGCTGCTGCGCGAGGCGATCTCGAGCCCGGACCCGGTCGTTTTCATGGAGCCCAAGGCGCTCTACTGGTCCAAGGCCGAGCTGGAGCTGCCGGTGCGCACCGAGCCGTTCGGCAAGGCTGTTGTGCGCCGCGAGGGCACCGACGTGACGCTGATCGCCTATGGCCCGCAGGTGCCCAACGCGCTCAAGGCGGCCGAGGTCGCCGCGCGGGAGGAGGGCTGGAGCGTCGAGGTCGTCGACCTGCGCACGATCGTGCCGTTCGACGACGAGACGGTCGCTGCGTCGGTGCGCAAGACCGGACGCGCCGTCGTGGTCTCCGAGGCCCAGGGCTTCGGCGGGGTCGGCGGTGAGATCGCGGCACGGGTCGGCGAGCGCTGCTTCCACTCCCTCGCCGCTCCGGTCCTGCGGGTCAGCGGGTTGGACATCCCCTATCCCCCGCCGAAGCTCGAGCACACGCACCTGCCGAGCGTCGACCGGATCCTGGACACGGTGGCCCGGCTGCAGTGGGACGACCAGCCCGACGTCGCACACCTGGAGGTCTCCCGGTGA
- a CDS encoding response regulator transcription factor, translating into MSVIRVVLADDQPMVRQGIAMLLGAEPDMEIVGEAQDGAEAIRLVERHRPDLVVMDVRMPGMDGIEATRRLISENPDDPNQMAKVLVLTTFDEDAALYGTLRAGASGFMLKHAAPGELANAIRRVAGGDAWIDPAVAPKVLDTLRDMTMDNAEGRPSLEMLTPRETDVLRELADGATNTELSRRMVLSEATVKTHISRMLMKTGCHDRAQLVALAYRSGLVQP; encoded by the coding sequence ATGAGCGTCATCCGGGTCGTCCTCGCCGACGACCAGCCGATGGTGCGCCAGGGCATCGCCATGCTGCTCGGCGCCGAGCCCGACATGGAGATCGTGGGCGAGGCACAGGACGGCGCCGAGGCGATCCGACTGGTGGAGCGCCACCGCCCCGACCTGGTGGTGATGGACGTGCGCATGCCTGGCATGGACGGCATCGAGGCCACCCGCCGACTGATCTCGGAGAACCCTGACGACCCCAACCAGATGGCCAAGGTGCTGGTGCTCACGACCTTTGACGAGGACGCGGCCCTCTATGGCACCCTGCGCGCCGGCGCCTCGGGTTTCATGCTCAAGCACGCTGCGCCCGGGGAGCTGGCCAACGCGATCCGCCGGGTGGCCGGCGGTGACGCCTGGATCGACCCCGCGGTGGCCCCCAAGGTGCTCGACACCCTGCGCGACATGACCATGGACAACGCCGAGGGTCGCCCGAGCCTGGAGATGCTCACGCCGCGCGAGACCGACGTGCTGCGCGAGCTCGCTGACGGCGCCACCAATACGGAGCTGAGTCGTCGCATGGTACTCAGCGAGGCCACGGTCAAGACCCACATCTCCCGGATGTTGATGAAGACCGGATGCCACGACCGTGCGCAGCTGGTCGCCCTGGCCTATCGCAGCGGCCTCGTCCAGCCCTGA
- a CDS encoding helix-turn-helix domain-containing protein, which yields MRVEVDETREITSSLKRAVAESNLSQNSFARAIGTSPARMSAYLNGKTTPSAALYLRALQFGEARAVALRHRLADPTEIARRVNGALGEKDPDETWALRLMLRTRQDLITAMSNSPDAVEAWKRRAEVIEDRRFDVLLQAIIGHEYVKAGEPAPDWTTEDMLDVLWMPEDPFRDEAAIRKQTPDWLAARGILISEKGLTTA from the coding sequence ATGCGGGTTGAAGTCGATGAGACGCGGGAGATCACCTCGTCGCTGAAACGGGCGGTCGCTGAGTCGAACCTGTCCCAAAACTCGTTCGCACGAGCCATCGGCACCTCACCAGCACGGATGTCGGCCTATCTGAACGGCAAGACAACTCCGTCGGCGGCCTTGTACTTGCGTGCCCTGCAGTTCGGGGAGGCCCGCGCAGTCGCGCTGCGTCACCGATTGGCGGACCCGACCGAGATTGCGAGGCGTGTCAACGGCGCACTCGGCGAGAAGGATCCTGACGAGACGTGGGCTCTGCGACTCATGCTCCGGACACGACAGGACCTCATCACCGCCATGAGCAACTCGCCCGATGCCGTCGAAGCCTGGAAGCGTCGGGCTGAAGTCATTGAGGACCGCCGGTTCGACGTCCTCCTGCAAGCCATCATTGGACACGAATACGTCAAGGCCGGTGAACCAGCGCCAGACTGGACGACTGAGGACATGCTAGATGTCCTATGGATGCCGGAAGACCCGTTTCGCGACGAAGCCGCCATCCGAAAGCAGACCCCCGATTGGCTGGCTGCCCGCGGCATCCTTATCTCCGAGAAGGGGCTGACGACCGCATGA
- a CDS encoding dihydrolipoamide acetyltransferase family protein codes for MTQVFRLPDLGEGLTEATVLEWHVAEGDTVTIDQEVVTVETAKAAVEVPCPYAGVVTTLHTTPGQELAVGAPLITVAALADAEAYRTEERAGSTPPERQSAEPGSSSSPERPLVGYGASEAPRRARRRRAAAGDVAVASSPVPEPVSQSAIKVVSPPAPEPVSQSAIKVISPLVRKLVTEARIDLASITATGDGGVIRRADVEAAISSRASGSVPDSAAPTDTGWITYGALPATVAPADERIPLTGIRKAIAEKLSTSRREIPDATTWVDVDATELLATKDALKAARQDDAIGILALLARITVAGLRAFPELNSSVEGDEIVKHGSINLGFAAQSPRGLVVPVVHGAHAMTTAQLAGALRTLTEAAREGTITPAQLTGGTFTLNNYGVFGVDGSTPIINHPEAAMLGIGRIIDKPWAHEAQVALRKVTQLSFTFDHRVCDGGTAGGFLRYVADCVEQPAVLLAGL; via the coding sequence GTGACGCAGGTCTTCCGGCTGCCCGACCTGGGCGAGGGGCTCACGGAAGCCACCGTGCTGGAGTGGCACGTCGCCGAGGGTGACACGGTCACCATCGACCAGGAGGTCGTCACCGTCGAGACCGCCAAGGCCGCCGTCGAGGTCCCCTGTCCGTATGCCGGGGTGGTCACCACCCTGCACACCACCCCGGGGCAGGAGCTCGCCGTGGGCGCCCCGCTGATCACGGTCGCGGCGCTCGCTGACGCTGAGGCGTATCGCACCGAGGAGCGGGCCGGCAGCACCCCGCCCGAGCGGCAGTCAGCCGAGCCCGGCAGCTCCAGCTCGCCGGAGCGGCCCCTTGTCGGTTATGGCGCATCCGAGGCGCCCCGTCGCGCCCGTCGACGCCGCGCTGCTGCGGGTGACGTCGCCGTTGCTTCCTCTCCTGTGCCAGAGCCGGTGAGCCAGTCGGCGATCAAGGTGGTCTCACCTCCCGCGCCGGAGCCGGTGAGCCAGTCGGCGATCAAGGTGATCTCACCGCTCGTGCGCAAACTCGTCACGGAAGCTCGGATCGACTTGGCCAGCATCACCGCCACCGGAGACGGCGGTGTCATCCGCCGGGCTGACGTCGAGGCCGCGATCTCCTCCCGCGCGAGCGGGTCTGTGCCCGACAGCGCGGCTCCGACCGACACGGGCTGGATCACCTACGGCGCGCTCCCCGCCACCGTGGCCCCCGCCGACGAGCGCATCCCGCTCACCGGCATCCGCAAGGCCATCGCGGAGAAGCTGTCGACCTCGCGCCGCGAGATCCCGGACGCGACCACGTGGGTCGACGTCGACGCCACCGAGCTGCTGGCGACCAAGGACGCCCTGAAGGCGGCACGGCAGGACGACGCGATCGGCATACTCGCGCTGCTGGCCCGGATCACCGTGGCCGGTCTGCGAGCCTTCCCCGAGCTCAACTCCTCAGTCGAGGGCGACGAGATCGTCAAGCACGGGTCGATCAACCTGGGCTTCGCCGCACAGTCCCCCCGCGGGCTGGTGGTGCCAGTGGTCCACGGGGCCCACGCGATGACTACTGCGCAGCTCGCGGGCGCGCTGCGCACGCTGACCGAGGCCGCGCGGGAGGGCACCATCACGCCCGCGCAGCTGACGGGTGGGACGTTCACCCTCAACAACTACGGCGTCTTCGGCGTGGACGGCTCGACACCGATCATCAACCACCCCGAGGCCGCGATGCTCGGCATCGGCCGGATCATCGACAAGCCGTGGGCGCATGAGGCGCAGGTGGCGCTGCGCAAGGTCACCCAGCTGTCGTTCACCTTCGACCACCGGGTGTGCGACGGCGGCACTGCGGGCGGGTTCCTGCGCTATGTCGCCGACTGCGTCGAGCAACCCGCGGTGCTACTCGCCGGGCTCTGA
- a CDS encoding sensor histidine kinase produces the protein MSTAELEEHGSGPRRIDIPIVVGCAAADLFISGYLTGEPIETTLGTQLPHWPVVALIALGYVALAWRRSSPWPTFLITLGLGLGAGLLLTFFQPMVGIALALHTVARRTPARRANPALVLAAFVSLNNGRTATGVGGDDGLFGLIVVTAIFLGFFTLVWALGRRDRAVRWRAAQEQERLKVSAEVSLGQQRQQIARDLHDILSHSMSAMILQSAGAKAVSSKLDATTESKQVTDALAAIESTGAESMRELHRLLGLLRTQDGDEGTGITRLRLADVDPLIAATRHGGLVVQHHREGVALPLDQSVDLAAYHMVQESLTNAMKHAGRGAVVDIYETWEPDRLQLQVRSSRGISEDDQPTIRPVGSGTGLWGLRERVELAGGAFESGRVEGGFVTSASLPVRATTADPTPTEHTVGDTSDPTEHTVGDTPDPTEHTAGDTSTPTEHTVGDTSDPTEHTVGDTSTPTEHTGITTHLEPPWSTPADGTR, from the coding sequence GTGAGCACCGCCGAGCTGGAGGAGCACGGGTCAGGCCCCCGGCGCATCGACATCCCCATCGTCGTGGGCTGCGCAGCCGCCGACCTGTTCATCAGTGGCTATCTCACCGGGGAGCCGATCGAGACCACCTTGGGCACGCAGCTGCCGCACTGGCCCGTGGTCGCGCTGATCGCCCTGGGCTATGTCGCTCTGGCCTGGCGGCGCAGCTCACCCTGGCCCACCTTCCTGATCACTCTCGGGCTCGGTCTCGGGGCGGGCCTGCTCCTCACCTTTTTCCAGCCGATGGTCGGGATCGCTCTGGCCCTGCACACGGTCGCCCGTCGCACGCCGGCGCGTCGGGCCAACCCGGCCCTGGTGCTTGCTGCCTTCGTCAGCCTCAACAACGGCCGGACGGCCACCGGCGTGGGCGGCGATGATGGGCTGTTCGGGCTGATCGTCGTCACCGCCATCTTCCTGGGGTTCTTCACCCTGGTGTGGGCCCTGGGACGGCGCGACCGGGCGGTGCGGTGGCGCGCCGCGCAGGAGCAGGAGCGCCTCAAGGTCAGCGCGGAGGTGAGCCTGGGGCAGCAGCGCCAACAGATCGCCCGGGACCTGCACGACATCCTCAGCCACTCGATGAGCGCCATGATCCTGCAGTCGGCCGGGGCCAAGGCGGTCTCGAGCAAGCTGGACGCGACCACCGAGTCCAAACAGGTCACCGACGCCCTGGCTGCCATCGAGTCCACCGGTGCCGAGTCGATGCGCGAGCTGCACCGCCTGCTCGGACTCCTGCGCACCCAGGACGGGGACGAAGGGACGGGGATCACCCGACTCCGCCTCGCCGACGTCGACCCCCTGATCGCCGCCACCCGACACGGAGGACTCGTCGTGCAGCATCATCGGGAGGGCGTTGCCCTGCCCCTGGACCAGAGCGTTGACCTGGCGGCCTATCACATGGTCCAGGAGTCCCTCACCAACGCGATGAAGCACGCTGGTCGCGGCGCTGTTGTTGACATCTATGAGACGTGGGAGCCGGACCGTCTGCAGCTGCAGGTGCGCAGCTCTCGAGGGATCTCCGAGGACGACCAACCGACGATCAGACCCGTCGGCTCGGGCACCGGACTGTGGGGCCTGCGGGAGCGTGTCGAGCTGGCCGGCGGAGCGTTCGAGAGCGGACGGGTTGAGGGCGGCTTCGTCACCTCGGCCAGCCTCCCCGTCCGAGCGACCACCGCCGACCCCACCCCCACCGAGCACACGGTCGGTGACACATCCGACCCCACCGAGCACACGGTCGGCGACACACCCGACCCCACCGAGCACACCGCCGGTGACACATCCACCCCCACCGAGCACACGGTCGGTGACACATCCGACCCCACCGAGCACACGGTCGGCGACACATCCACCCCCACCGAGCACACAGGCATCACCACGCACCTCGAGCCCCCGTGGTCCACCCCTGCGGACGGCACGCGATGA
- the pdhA gene encoding pyruvate dehydrogenase (acetyl-transferring) E1 component subunit alpha translates to MGGRPLEENMSTTTPADLLPCAEPVRFLDEHGQLTDLGPETTARGYAMPSDEDLLAVWRQMVIGRRFDTQATALTKQGRLAVYPSSRGQDACQVAPVLALQEDDWFFPTYRDSMALVSRGLDPIEVLTLLRGSWHCGYDPVATNTAPQCTPLATQAVHAAGTGYGLARRGSDGVALCFIGDGATSEGDFHEGLNFAAVFNTPTVYFVQNNKYAISVPLEKQSKAPSLAYKGIGYGIRSEQVDGNDAAAVLAVTRRALEHASSGSGPFLIEAHTYRLEAHTNADDATRYRESEEVTAWSTRDPIARLRTYLVGTGALTPEIEEQVSAEAEEYAARVRELMNAEPEVAPLSLFEHVYAQPTPQLREQAAMVAAELEEIQA, encoded by the coding sequence ATGGGAGGACGACCACTGGAGGAGAACATGTCGACGACGACACCCGCAGACCTGTTGCCGTGCGCGGAGCCGGTGCGCTTCTTGGACGAGCACGGGCAGCTGACCGACCTGGGGCCCGAGACCACGGCCCGCGGTTATGCGATGCCCTCCGATGAGGACCTGCTCGCCGTCTGGCGCCAGATGGTCATCGGACGACGCTTCGACACCCAGGCCACCGCGCTGACCAAGCAGGGACGCCTCGCGGTCTATCCCTCCTCGCGCGGTCAGGACGCGTGCCAGGTCGCACCGGTGCTGGCACTGCAGGAGGACGACTGGTTCTTCCCGACCTATCGGGACTCGATGGCCCTGGTCAGCCGCGGCCTGGACCCCATCGAGGTGCTGACACTGCTGCGCGGCTCGTGGCACTGCGGCTATGACCCCGTCGCCACCAACACCGCCCCGCAGTGCACGCCGCTGGCCACCCAGGCGGTGCACGCCGCGGGCACCGGCTATGGCCTGGCCCGGCGCGGCAGCGACGGCGTCGCGTTGTGCTTCATCGGCGACGGCGCCACGAGCGAGGGCGACTTCCACGAGGGGCTCAACTTCGCCGCGGTCTTCAACACGCCGACGGTCTACTTCGTGCAGAACAACAAGTACGCGATCTCGGTCCCCCTCGAGAAGCAGTCCAAGGCGCCGAGCCTGGCCTACAAGGGCATCGGCTATGGCATCCGCTCCGAGCAGGTCGACGGCAACGACGCCGCGGCGGTCCTGGCCGTCACGCGCCGCGCCCTCGAGCACGCCAGCTCGGGCTCCGGCCCGTTCCTCATCGAGGCGCATACCTACCGTCTCGAGGCCCACACCAACGCCGACGATGCCACGCGCTACCGGGAGTCCGAGGAGGTCACGGCGTGGTCGACCCGCGACCCGATCGCGCGCCTGCGGACCTATCTGGTCGGCACCGGGGCACTTACCCCCGAGATCGAGGAGCAGGTCAGCGCCGAGGCGGAGGAGTATGCCGCCCGCGTCCGTGAGCTGATGAACGCCGAGCCCGAGGTGGCTCCCCTCTCCCTCTTCGAGCATGTCTATGCCCAACCGACACCACAGTTGCGGGAGCAGGCGGCGATGGTCGCCGCTGAGCTGGAGGAGATCCAGGCATGA
- a CDS encoding Lrp/AsnC family transcriptional regulator, with the protein MATARPRVDDTDRALIRALRADGRLSVRALAEQVHISRANAYARLERLLEAGVITGFTAQVAPEHLGLGTSAYVSVSIEQNTWKPVAAALRRVPCVEQVALVGAEFDALVTVRCRDNHELRDTVLEQIQAIPGVKATRTWLIFEETDVRDLAQEDA; encoded by the coding sequence GTGGCTACCGCGCGGCCCCGGGTGGACGACACCGACCGGGCGTTGATCAGGGCGCTGCGCGCCGACGGGCGCCTGTCCGTGCGGGCCCTGGCCGAGCAGGTGCACATCTCACGGGCCAACGCCTATGCCCGCCTCGAGCGCCTCCTGGAGGCCGGCGTGATCACCGGGTTTACCGCCCAGGTGGCCCCCGAGCACCTGGGGCTGGGCACCTCGGCCTATGTCTCGGTCTCCATCGAGCAGAACACCTGGAAGCCGGTGGCCGCCGCGCTGCGCCGGGTGCCGTGCGTGGAGCAGGTGGCCCTGGTCGGTGCCGAGTTTGACGCGCTCGTCACCGTCCGGTGCCGCGACAACCACGAGTTGCGCGACACCGTGCTGGAGCAGATCCAGGCGATCCCCGGTGTGAAGGCCACCCGGACCTGGCTCATCTTCGAGGAGACCGACGTGCGCGACCTGGCACAGGAAGACGCCTGA
- a CDS encoding type IV toxin-antitoxin system AbiEi family antitoxin domain-containing protein: protein MQHIITAYLEGGGRGVITVAEARRLGCGPPVVRAMERSRLILRVARGVYVSAKEFNPPRDHPAAADVYALQRHRHLLRLDALLRSYGDKVAASHQSAVLAWGLPTQHASLERVHLIHVPTGRTARRFDAFTIHTCEVEDVVVTHQGRRVVTAALAVIGQAISVGVMPGVAAVDAALVKKLVTRPELSDMLQRLQRTPRLSLARTAVSLADGLAESPGETRLRLLLMKLGIMFLAQHWVCTDSGNYFRVDFYLPELGVVLEYDGTVKYGDGSSRPAWNTSGPDQDRGRSRAGRSQDAVSAGRQALVAEKAREDELRLTGFGVGRITAADLTGPRVEAVIKNARRQAQPRALRRPAAAPAWAESR, encoded by the coding sequence ATGCAGCACATCATCACGGCCTATCTCGAGGGTGGGGGCAGGGGCGTGATCACGGTTGCGGAAGCTCGACGGCTGGGGTGCGGCCCGCCCGTGGTGCGCGCCATGGAGCGCTCGCGGTTGATCCTGCGGGTGGCGCGCGGGGTCTATGTCAGCGCCAAGGAGTTCAATCCGCCGAGGGATCACCCGGCTGCCGCCGACGTCTACGCGCTGCAACGGCACCGGCACCTGCTGCGGCTCGATGCCCTCTTGCGCAGCTATGGCGACAAGGTCGCCGCGAGTCACCAGAGCGCAGTGCTGGCCTGGGGCCTGCCGACGCAGCACGCGTCCCTCGAGCGGGTGCACCTCATCCATGTCCCCACCGGACGGACGGCGCGGCGTTTTGACGCTTTCACCATCCACACCTGCGAGGTCGAGGACGTCGTCGTGACCCATCAGGGACGTCGTGTCGTGACGGCCGCGTTGGCCGTGATCGGACAGGCGATCTCCGTCGGTGTGATGCCGGGCGTGGCGGCCGTCGATGCTGCGTTGGTCAAGAAGCTCGTCACCAGACCTGAGCTCAGCGACATGTTGCAGAGGTTGCAGCGCACGCCGAGGCTCAGCCTGGCCCGCACGGCGGTGAGCCTGGCGGATGGGCTGGCGGAGTCGCCGGGGGAGACGCGACTGCGACTGCTCCTGATGAAGCTGGGCATCATGTTCCTGGCGCAGCACTGGGTGTGCACTGACTCAGGGAACTACTTCAGGGTGGACTTCTACCTCCCCGAACTGGGGGTGGTCCTCGAATATGACGGCACCGTCAAGTATGGCGACGGGTCCAGCAGGCCAGCCTGGAACACGTCTGGCCCGGACCAGGACAGAGGGCGTTCCCGTGCGGGAAGGAGCCAGGATGCAGTCTCCGCTGGTCGGCAGGCCCTTGTTGCGGAGAAAGCGCGGGAGGACGAGCTCCGCCTGACCGGCTTCGGAGTCGGGCGCATCACCGCGGCAGACCTGACAGGGCCGCGGGTCGAGGCTGTGATCAAGAACGCGCGTCGGCAGGCACAGCCTCGAGCGCTGCGACGCCCGGCTGCGGCACCGGCGTGGGCAGAGTCCCGCTAA
- a CDS encoding SDR family NAD(P)-dependent oxidoreductase, with protein MSTTPEHPASAIAVDGVDADDLATTLRVLGMLHELPAGHEDITAVKRAAASMHNRVKKTRRREARQEERGPKVVHDQAILAQTATGSPLRIDDETKGIALTSATGARYAGELQLSRGCYMCHAEYTLVDAFYHWLCPDCAALSHLRRDQGTDLRGRRALLTGGRAKIGMYIALRLLRDGADLTITTRFPRDAARRFVELADSPEWINRLTIIGIDLRDPTQVVALTDEVAAAGPLDILINNACQTVRRSPGAYSSLVDGESQPLETGGPTPTMLTFDRVSEAHPAALLGTLGEHPVPHADVAARSAADLTKLALSAGNASLEAHLAGTAVDAGGLLPDVVASNSWKQTVDEVDPLELLEVQMCNSVAPFLLVSRLRPAMRAAVEQRRESAGDAARAYVVNVSAMEGQFSRRYKGAGHPHTNMAKAALNMLTRTSAGEMFATDRILMTAVDTGWITDERPHHEKLEIAAQGWHAPLDLVDGAARVYDPIVRGERGEDLHGVFLKNYEPYPW; from the coding sequence GTGAGCACCACACCCGAGCACCCCGCGAGCGCAATCGCAGTGGACGGCGTCGACGCCGACGACCTGGCCACCACCCTGCGCGTCCTGGGTATGCTCCACGAGCTGCCGGCGGGCCACGAGGACATCACCGCGGTCAAGCGGGCCGCCGCCTCGATGCATAACCGGGTGAAGAAGACCCGTCGCCGCGAGGCGCGACAGGAGGAGCGTGGCCCCAAGGTCGTCCACGACCAGGCGATCCTCGCCCAGACTGCGACCGGCTCACCGTTGCGCATCGACGACGAGACGAAGGGGATCGCCCTCACCTCCGCGACCGGAGCCCGCTACGCGGGCGAGCTGCAGCTCTCGCGCGGCTGCTACATGTGCCACGCGGAGTACACGCTCGTCGACGCCTTCTACCACTGGCTCTGCCCGGACTGTGCGGCGCTGAGCCACCTGCGCCGCGACCAGGGCACGGACCTGCGCGGCCGGCGCGCCCTGCTCACCGGTGGGCGCGCCAAGATCGGGATGTACATCGCCTTGCGCCTGCTGCGTGACGGGGCCGATCTGACGATCACAACGCGTTTCCCTCGGGACGCCGCGCGACGCTTCGTCGAACTCGCCGACTCGCCCGAGTGGATCAACCGGCTGACGATCATCGGGATCGACCTGCGCGATCCGACCCAGGTCGTCGCGCTGACCGACGAGGTCGCTGCCGCAGGGCCGCTCGACATCCTCATCAACAACGCCTGCCAGACGGTGCGCCGCTCCCCCGGCGCCTACTCGAGCCTCGTCGACGGCGAGTCCCAGCCGCTGGAGACCGGCGGGCCAACACCAACGATGCTGACGTTCGACCGGGTGAGCGAGGCGCACCCGGCCGCCCTCCTCGGGACACTCGGTGAGCATCCTGTGCCGCACGCGGACGTCGCCGCCCGCAGCGCCGCCGACCTCACCAAGCTCGCTCTCTCCGCCGGCAATGCCTCGCTGGAGGCCCACCTCGCCGGCACCGCCGTCGACGCTGGCGGCCTGCTGCCCGATGTCGTCGCGAGCAACTCGTGGAAGCAGACCGTCGACGAGGTCGACCCGCTCGAACTCCTCGAGGTGCAGATGTGCAACTCGGTCGCCCCCTTCCTCCTTGTCTCCCGGCTGCGGCCAGCGATGCGGGCCGCCGTGGAGCAGCGAAGGGAGTCCGCCGGCGACGCCGCCCGGGCGTATGTCGTCAACGTCTCGGCCATGGAGGGGCAGTTCTCCCGGCGTTACAAGGGCGCCGGACACCCGCACACCAACATGGCCAAGGCCGCGCTCAACATGCTGACCCGCACCTCGGCCGGCGAGATGTTCGCGACCGACCGGATCCTCATGACGGCTGTTGACACGGGCTGGATCACCGACGAGCGGCCGCATCACGAAAAGCTGGAGATCGCCGCACAGGGCTGGCACGCCCCGCTCGACCTCGTCGACGGCGCCGCCCGGGTGTACGACCCCATCGTGCGAGGTGAGCGCGGCGAGGACCTCCACGGTGTCTTCCTGAAGAACTACGAGCCCTATCCCTGGTAG